From one Esox lucius isolate fEsoLuc1 chromosome 11, fEsoLuc1.pri, whole genome shotgun sequence genomic stretch:
- the LOC114840392 gene encoding uncharacterized protein LOC114840392, which yields MSNLDFKYSSYLKNASLVPAPILGNQKKKDRNQIQCDLVFLPSSSLTPLALLSGGTPPLSNPGSPAKSHSNLSSRVISISSFHLSSEEGSQPSPPVREFCVSLTDSTLSSSDSTQTSSNPTQSSSDPPFSSSDSTHSCPATPPGLPCPSSPVHLSPSAPRCCSPKPLDHHGETLKDIENTSHLKSFPVKEVGAVLPQEKTVVPQIVAPAEASIDQRASSVSLERLYVRSGGPLAHLSILFNRRGTQIERQRCKGDVKDNTKLLGLPNIGNTCFMNSALQCLLELPAFCRVTLRQQDIRSSYPSSKLLRTASILVVPTTLANLAFRSPTASSFPKVHSSSILIHFPAPL from the exons ATGTCTAACTTGGACTTCAAGTATAGTTCTTACCTCAAAA ATGCAAGTTTGGTGCCTGCACCCATTTTGGGAAACCAgaagaagaaagacaggaaTCAAATCCAATGTGATTTGGTTTTCCTTCCTTCTTCCTCTTTGACACCACTTGCCCTGCTATCTGGCGGAACTCCACCCCTCTCAAACCCTGGATCCCCTGCCAAATCACACTCCAATCTGTCCTCCAGAGTCATCTCAATCTCCTCCTTCCACCTGTCTTCAGAGGAAGGATCACAACCCTCTCCCCCTGTGAGAGAGTTTTGTGTTTCCCTGACTGACTCCACCCTGTCATCTTCTGACTCCACCCAGACATCTTCTAATCCCACCCAGTCTTCCTCTGATCCCCCCTTTTCATCATCTGACTCCACCCACTCATGTCCTGCCACTCCCCCTGGTCTTCCCTGCCCTTCCTCCCCAGTACACCTATCTCCTTCTGCCCCCCGGTGCTGTTCTCCCAAGCCCCTGGACCACCATGGAGAGACCTTGAAAGACATTGAGAACACCAG CCATCTGAAGAGCTTCCCAGTTAAAGAGGTGGGAGCAGTTCTTCCACAGGAGAAGACAGTGGTGCCTCAAATTGTTGCACCTGCTG agGCCTCCATTGACCAGAgagcctcctctgtctccctggaAAG GCTGTATGTCAGATCTGGGGGCCCCCTGGcccatctctccatcctcttCAACAGGAGGGGCACCCAGATAGAGAGGCAAAGATGCAAAGGCGATGTCAAAGACAACACCAAGCTTCTTGG GTTGCCCAACATCGGAAACACCTGTTTTATGAACTCTGCTCTGCAGTGCCTGTTGGAACTGCCTGCATTCTGCAGAGTCACCCTAAGACAGCAGGACATCCGGAGTTCCTACCCCTCTTCTAAACTGCTCCG CACGGCCTCCATTTTGGTCGTTCCCACCACTCTGGCCAACTTGGCCTTTAGGTCCCCCACCGCCAGCAGTTTTCCCAAGGTCCATTCTTCCAGCATCCTTATCCATTTCCCAGCACCATTGTGA